TACACCAACTGCAGCTCTTTAATCAGGCTGCCGCCATTGTCGGTCGCGGCTTTCATCGCCACCATACGTGCGGCCTGCTCGCTGGCCAGGTTTTCTACCACGCCCTGATAAACCTGAGATTCAACGTAACGACGCAGCAGGGTATCCAGCAGCGGTTTCGGATCGGGTTCATACAGGTAATCCCAGGCTTTTTGTTTTAACTCTTCATCTTCTGATGCCGGTAATGGCAGCAGTTGAGTGAGAGTCGGAACCTGAGACATGGTGTTGATAAATTTGTTGCTGACAACGTACAGTCTGTCCAGACGACCTTCATCGTAGGCCTGCAGCATCACTTTAACCGGACCGATCAGTTCGGACAGGGAAGGGTTATCCCCCATACCGGTTACCTGAGCAACCACGTTACCACCAACGGAATTAAAGAAAGACACGCCCTTAGAGCCGATCATTGCGATGTCGCACTGAACGCCTTTATCGGACCATGTTTTCATATCCGCCAGCAGCTTTTTGAACAGGTTAATGTTCAAGCCACCGCACAGACCACGGTCAGTCGACACCACCAGGTAGCCCACGCGTTTAACGTCGCGTTCTTCCAGGTATGGGTGCTTATATTCCAGATTACCATTCGCAAGGTGACCAATCACTTTGCGCATGGTCTCTGCATAAGGACGGCTGGCCGCCATGCGATCCTGCGATTTACGCATTTTGGAAGCGGCGACCATCTCCATCGCTTTAGTGATCTTCTGCGTGTTCTGGACGCTTGCGATCTTACTACGTATCTCTTTTGCGCCGGCCATGAGCTTCTCCTCAATGCCTTGCGGCCTGTCCTAAGACAAGCCGCCAGACGTTACCAGGACTGGGTTGCTTTGAAGGAATCGAGGATAGCTTTCAGCTTGCCTTCGATTTCGTCGTTATAGCCACCGGACTGGTTAATCTCTTGCATCAGCGGAGCGTGATCACGGTCGACGTAAGCCAGCAGAGCGGCTTCGAAGCTACCGATTTTCGCCAGTTCCACATCTTCGAGGTAACCGCGTTCAGCCGCAAACAGCACCACACCCTGTTGTGCAACAGACATTGGGGCATACTGTTTCTGCTTCAGCAGTTCAGTTACTTTCTGACCGTGACTCAGCTGCTTACGAGTAGCCTCATCCAGGTCGGAAGCGAACTGAGAAAACGCTGCCAGTTCACGATACTGTGCCAGCGCGGTACGAATACCACCGGACAGTTTCTTGATGATCTTGGTCTGCGCTGCACCACCTACACGAGATACGGAGATACCCGGGTTAACTGCCGGACGAATACCGGAGTTGAACAGGTTGGTTTCCAGGAAGATCTGACCATCGGTAATAGAAATTACGTTGGTCGGAACGAACGCAGAAACGTCACCCGCCTGGGTTTCGATAATCGGCAGAGCGGTCAGGGAGCCGGTTTTACCTTTCACTTCACCATTGGTGAATTTCTCAACGTATTCCGCGTTAACGCGGGATGCGCGCTCCAGCAGACGGGAGTGGAGGTAGAATACGTCACCCGGGAATGCTTCACGTCCTGGTGGACGACGGAGTAGCAGGGAAACCTGACGGTAAGCAACAGCCTGTTTAGACAGGTCATCATAAACGATCAGTGCATCTTCACCGCGGTCACGGAAGTATTCGCCCATTGCGCAACCAGCATACGGTGCCAGGTACTGCAATGCAGCAGATTCAGACGCGGTCGCCACCACAACGATGGTGTTAGCAAGTGCGCCGTGTTCTTCCAGTTTACGAACCACGTTAGAAATGGTGGACGCTTTCTGGCCAATTGCCACGTACACACATTTGATGCCGGAGTCACGCTGGTTGATGATGGCATCGATTGCCATCGCGGTTTTACCGGTCTGACGGTCACCGATGATCAATTCACGCTGACCACGACCGATTGGGATCATGGCATCAACGGATTTATAACCGGTCTGCACCGGCTGATCGACGGACTGACGTTCGATTACGCCCGGTGCGATAACTTCGATTGGCGAGAAGCCATCGTTATCAACCGGACCTTTACCGTCAATCGGGGAACCCAGAGTGTTCACCACACGACCCAGCAGGCCACGGCCAACCGGAACTTCCAGAATACGACCCGTACACTTAACCTTCATGCCTTCGGCGAGGTCAGCGTATGGGCCCATCACCACTGCACCCACGGAGTCGCGCTCCAGGTTCAGTGCGATAGCGTAACGGTTACCCGGCAGGGAAATCATCTCACCCTGCATACAATCGGCCAGGCCGTGAATGCGGATAACACCGTCACTTACAGAAACAATAGTACCTTCGTTGTGAGCTTCACTCACAACATTGAACTGAGCAATGCGCTGCTTGATCAGTTCGCTGATTTCGGTGGAATTCAGTTGCATGCTCCAGTCCCCTTAAGACTGCAAGACGTCTGCAAGGCGTTCAAGACGGCCGCGTACGCTGCCATCAATGACCATATCACCCGCACGGATGATTACGCCCGCCATTACAGACTTATCGATTTTGCAATTCAGCTTAACTTTGCGTGACAGACGTTTTTCCATCGCAGCGCTAATCTTCGTAAGCTGTTCTTCACTCAATTCGTTCGCGGACGTGACTTCTACCTCAGAGATAGACTCACTCGCGGCACGCAGGTGAATAAACTGCTCAAGAACATCCGGGAGCGCGTTCAGACGGTTATTCTCAGCCATCACCTTAATCAGGTTCTGACCGTTTTCGTCCAGTTGCTCACCGCAAACTGCGATAAACGACTTAGCGAGCGTTTCCGGCGCCAGTGCACCAGAGAGAAGCTCTGCCATTTGTTCGTTCTTAGTCACCTCAGCGGCAAACGCCAGCATGTCCTGCCAGCGCTCTACACATTGGTGTTCGACGGCAAAGTCAAAAGCTGCTTTGGCGTAGGGGCGAGCTACCGTAATAAATTCAGACATCAGCCCCTCCCTCCTTACAGTTCAGCGACAAGTTTATCCACGATGTCGCTGTTAGCAGCTTCATCCACGGAACGTTCGATGATCTTCTCGGCGCCAGCAACAGCCAGGAT
The DNA window shown above is from Citrobacter farmeri and carries:
- the atpG gene encoding F0F1 ATP synthase subunit gamma, whose translation is MAGAKEIRSKIASVQNTQKITKAMEMVAASKMRKSQDRMAASRPYAETMRKVIGHLANGNLEYKHPYLEERDVKRVGYLVVSTDRGLCGGLNINLFKKLLADMKTWSDKGVQCDIAMIGSKGVSFFNSVGGNVVAQVTGMGDNPSLSELIGPVKVMLQAYDEGRLDRLYVVSNKFINTMSQVPTLTQLLPLPASEDEELKQKAWDYLYEPDPKPLLDTLLRRYVESQVYQGVVENLASEQAARMVAMKAATDNGGSLIKELQLVYNKARQASITQELTEIVGGASAV
- the atpA gene encoding F0F1 ATP synthase subunit alpha, encoding MQLNSTEISELIKQRIAQFNVVSEAHNEGTIVSVSDGVIRIHGLADCMQGEMISLPGNRYAIALNLERDSVGAVVMGPYADLAEGMKVKCTGRILEVPVGRGLLGRVVNTLGSPIDGKGPVDNDGFSPIEVIAPGVIERQSVDQPVQTGYKSVDAMIPIGRGQRELIIGDRQTGKTAMAIDAIINQRDSGIKCVYVAIGQKASTISNVVRKLEEHGALANTIVVVATASESAALQYLAPYAGCAMGEYFRDRGEDALIVYDDLSKQAVAYRQVSLLLRRPPGREAFPGDVFYLHSRLLERASRVNAEYVEKFTNGEVKGKTGSLTALPIIETQAGDVSAFVPTNVISITDGQIFLETNLFNSGIRPAVNPGISVSRVGGAAQTKIIKKLSGGIRTALAQYRELAAFSQFASDLDEATRKQLSHGQKVTELLKQKQYAPMSVAQQGVVLFAAERGYLEDVELAKIGSFEAALLAYVDRDHAPLMQEINQSGGYNDEIEGKLKAILDSFKATQSW
- the atpH gene encoding F0F1 ATP synthase subunit delta, giving the protein MSEFITVARPYAKAAFDFAVEHQCVERWQDMLAFAAEVTKNEQMAELLSGALAPETLAKSFIAVCGEQLDENGQNLIKVMAENNRLNALPDVLEQFIHLRAASESISEVEVTSANELSEEQLTKISAAMEKRLSRKVKLNCKIDKSVMAGVIIRAGDMVIDGSVRGRLERLADVLQS